A genomic window from Corvus hawaiiensis isolate bCorHaw1 chromosome 29, bCorHaw1.pri.cur, whole genome shotgun sequence includes:
- the LOC125318201 gene encoding rho guanine nucleotide exchange factor 11-like isoform X4 has protein sequence MKKLREEGTNHPGNRDLMLARFDGAAKEEFQRVAATFCSYQSIALELIKTKQRKESRFQLFMQEAESNPQCRRLQLKDLIVSEMQRLTKYPLLLENIIKCTEAGSAEQEKLCRARDQCRDVLRFVNDAVRRAENRHRLQGYQRRLDTAGLERTSNPLAAEFRNLDLTSHRMIHEGPLTWRVAKDKTVELHVLLLEDLLVLLQRQDERLVLKCHSKSALGASSDTKGSFSPVLKLNSVLIRSVATDKRALFIICTSELGPQIYELVALTSSEKNTWMELLEQAVQGATRSVTGPPKRHHGEATTAAAGLELPDPDVSPVLSRGSGAEPEAEDCSSADSDPDPSGRDKPLEELLEEPGGHEGDLGQAGIGVADPIPGVPKSLGGAGVAEAALQDVETLQLLIVRWLRPGRDPDPEDDVTPHALGGRSSLRPGLGFRGVRPGLGDVQLGFSDVRPGFAAVQPGFTGVQSRSGDVRPGFAHVRPGFAHVQSGFGDVRPGFGDVQSRFADVQPGFARVQSGFARVQSGFARVRPGFGAVQSGFGDVRPGFADVRPGFSCPGGILGRAGGAGAQRDPNRPESPGGGAGGGHAPARLQPIRARAAGRRRSQRRGDTPGTPSSSWGPCRS, from the exons ATGAAGAAGCTCCGGGAAGAGGGGACCAATCATCCGGGAAATCGGGATTTGATGCTGGCCCGG TTTGACGGCGCAGCCAAGGAGGAATTCCAGAGGGTGGCCGCCACCTTCTGCTCCTACCAATCCATCGCCCTGGAGCTCATCAAGACCAAGCAGCGCAAGGAGAGCCGCTTCCAGCTCTTCATGCAG GAGGCCGAGAGCAACCCGCAGTGCCggaggctgcagctgaaggatTTGATCGTGTCGGAGATGCAGCGGCTCACCAAGTACCCGCTGCTCCTGGAGAACATCATCAAGTGCACCGAGG CGGGCTCTGCGGagcaggagaagctgtgccGGGCGCGGGATCAGTGCCGGGACGTTCTGCGCTTCGTCAACGACGCCGTGCGGCGCGCGGAGAACCGGCACCGGCTGCAGGGCTACCAGCGGCGCCTGGACACGGCCGGCCTGGAGCGCACCAGCAACCCGCTGGCCGCCGAGTTCCGG AACCTGGACCTGACCTCGCACAGGATGATCCACGAGGGGCCCCTGACCTGGCGCGTGGCCAAGGACAAGACCGTGG AGCTGCAcgtgctgctcctggaggacctgctggtgctgctgcagcgcCAGGACGAGCGGCTGGTGCTGAAGTGCCACAGCAAGAGCGCCCTGGGGGCCTCCTCCGACACCAAGGGCAGCTTCAGCCCCGTCCTCAAGCTCAACTCGGTGCTCATCCGCTCCGTGGCCACAG ACAAGCGGGCCCTGTTCATCATCTGCACCTCGGAGCTGGGACCCCAGATCTACGAGCTGGTGGCGCTGACGTCCTCCGAGAAGAACAC gtggatggagctgctggagcaggcgGTCCAGGGGGCCACCAGGAGCGTCACCGGGCCACCAAAACGGCACCACGGCGAGGCCACCACGGCAGCTGCCGG gctggagctgccggATCCCGACGTGTCCCCGGTGCTGTCCCGAGGCTCCGGAGCCGAGCCCGAGGCTGAGGATTGTTCCTCGG CCGACAGCGACCCCGATCCCTCGGGAAGGGACAAAcccctggaggagctgctggaggagccgGGGGGACACGAGGGGGACCTGGGACAGGCCGGGATCGGGGTCGCCGACCCCATCCCGGGGGTCCCCAAATCCCTCGGAGGCGCCGGCGTGGCCGAGGCGGCGCTGCAGGACG tgGAGACCCTGCAGCTCCTGATCGTCCGGTGGCTCCGGCCGGGCCGGGACCCCGATCCCGAGGACGACGTCACCCCCCACGCCCTCGGTGGCCGGAGCAGCCTCCGGCCAGGGCTGGGATTCCGTGGTGTCCGGCCGGGACTCGGTGATGTCCAGTTGGGATTCAGCGATGTCCGGCCGGGATTTGCCGCTGTCCAGCCGGGATTTACCGGTGTCCAGTCAAGATCCGGTGATGTCCGGCCGGGATTCGCCCATGTCCGGCCGGGATTCGCCCATGTCCAGTCAGGATTCGGTGATGTCCGGCCGGGATTCGGTGATGTCCAGTCGAGATTTGCCGATGTCCAGCCGGGATTTGCCCGTGTCCAGTCGGGATTTGCCCGTGTCCAGTCGGGATTTGCCCGTGTCCGGCCGGGATTCGGCGCTGTCCAGTCAGGATTCGGTGATGTCCGGCCGGGATTTGCCGATGTCCGGCCGGGATTCAGCTGCCCAGGAGGGATCCTGGGAAGAGCCGGAGGGGCCGGAGCCCAACGGGATCCAAATCGTCCGGAAAG CCCAGGAGGAGGGGCCGGAGGAGGCCACGCCCCCGCGCGGCTGCAGCCAATCAGAGCCCGAGCTGCGGGAAGGAGGCGGAGCCAACGCCGAGG ggacaccccggggacaccGAGCTCATCCTGGGgaccctgcaggagctga
- the LOC125318201 gene encoding rho guanine nucleotide exchange factor 11-like isoform X2, with protein sequence MKKLREEGTNHPGNRDLMLARFDGAAKEEFQRVAATFCSYQSIALELIKTKQRKESRFQLFMQEAESNPQCRRLQLKDLIVSEMQRLTKYPLLLENIIKCTEAGSAEQEKLCRARDQCRDVLRFVNDAVRRAENRHRLQGYQRRLDTAGLERTSNPLAAEFRNLDLTSHRMIHEGPLTWRVAKDKTVELHVLLLEDLLVLLQRQDERLVLKCHSKSALGASSDTKGSFSPVLKLNSVLIRSVATDKRALFIICTSELGPQIYELVALTSSEKNTWMELLEQAVQGATRSVTGPPKRHHGEATTAAAGLELPDPDVSPVLSRGSGAEPEAEDCSSADSDPDPSGRDKPLEELLEEPGGHEGDLGQAGIGVADPIPGVPKSLGGAGVAEAALQDVETLQLLIVRWLRPGRDPDPEDDVTPHALGGRSSLRPGLGFRGVRPGLGDVQLGFSDVRPGFAAVQPGFTGVQSRSGDVRPGFAHVRPGFAHVQSGFGDVRPGFADVRPGFSCPGGILGRAGGAGAQRDPNRPESPGGGAGGGHAPARLQPIRARAAGRRRSQRRGPWKPLTGSCCARWAGAMPPLAPAGPRRPPAPPGARPRGDTPALPPTAQAPKPPPTFSPGWGMGWAGIPPPPPPPQSREIFQGIPAGNDPLDKPEAGQMHFVGNSPFSTPKTKKQIL encoded by the exons ATGAAGAAGCTCCGGGAAGAGGGGACCAATCATCCGGGAAATCGGGATTTGATGCTGGCCCGG TTTGACGGCGCAGCCAAGGAGGAATTCCAGAGGGTGGCCGCCACCTTCTGCTCCTACCAATCCATCGCCCTGGAGCTCATCAAGACCAAGCAGCGCAAGGAGAGCCGCTTCCAGCTCTTCATGCAG GAGGCCGAGAGCAACCCGCAGTGCCggaggctgcagctgaaggatTTGATCGTGTCGGAGATGCAGCGGCTCACCAAGTACCCGCTGCTCCTGGAGAACATCATCAAGTGCACCGAGG CGGGCTCTGCGGagcaggagaagctgtgccGGGCGCGGGATCAGTGCCGGGACGTTCTGCGCTTCGTCAACGACGCCGTGCGGCGCGCGGAGAACCGGCACCGGCTGCAGGGCTACCAGCGGCGCCTGGACACGGCCGGCCTGGAGCGCACCAGCAACCCGCTGGCCGCCGAGTTCCGG AACCTGGACCTGACCTCGCACAGGATGATCCACGAGGGGCCCCTGACCTGGCGCGTGGCCAAGGACAAGACCGTGG AGCTGCAcgtgctgctcctggaggacctgctggtgctgctgcagcgcCAGGACGAGCGGCTGGTGCTGAAGTGCCACAGCAAGAGCGCCCTGGGGGCCTCCTCCGACACCAAGGGCAGCTTCAGCCCCGTCCTCAAGCTCAACTCGGTGCTCATCCGCTCCGTGGCCACAG ACAAGCGGGCCCTGTTCATCATCTGCACCTCGGAGCTGGGACCCCAGATCTACGAGCTGGTGGCGCTGACGTCCTCCGAGAAGAACAC gtggatggagctgctggagcaggcgGTCCAGGGGGCCACCAGGAGCGTCACCGGGCCACCAAAACGGCACCACGGCGAGGCCACCACGGCAGCTGCCGG gctggagctgccggATCCCGACGTGTCCCCGGTGCTGTCCCGAGGCTCCGGAGCCGAGCCCGAGGCTGAGGATTGTTCCTCGG CCGACAGCGACCCCGATCCCTCGGGAAGGGACAAAcccctggaggagctgctggaggagccgGGGGGACACGAGGGGGACCTGGGACAGGCCGGGATCGGGGTCGCCGACCCCATCCCGGGGGTCCCCAAATCCCTCGGAGGCGCCGGCGTGGCCGAGGCGGCGCTGCAGGACG tgGAGACCCTGCAGCTCCTGATCGTCCGGTGGCTCCGGCCGGGCCGGGACCCCGATCCCGAGGACGACGTCACCCCCCACGCCCTCGGTGGCCGGAGCAGCCTCCGGCCAGGGCTGGGATTCCGTGGTGTCCGGCCGGGACTCGGTGATGTCCAGTTGGGATTCAGCGATGTCCGGCCGGGATTTGCCGCTGTCCAGCCGGGATTTACCGGTGTCCAGTCAAGATCCGGTGATGTCCGGCCGGGATTCGCCCATGTCCGGCCGGGATTCGCCCATGTCCAGTCAG GATTCGGTGATGTCCGGCCGGGATTTGCCGATGTCCGGCCGGGATTCAGCTGCCCAGGAGGGATCCTGGGAAGAGCCGGAGGGGCCGGAGCCCAACGGGATCCAAATCGTCCGGAAAG CCCAGGAGGAGGGGCCGGAGGAGGCCACGCCCCCGCGCGGCTGCAGCCAATCAGAGCCCGAGCTGCGGGAAGGAGGCGGAGCCAACGCCGAGG gcCCTGGAAGCCGctcactggcagctgctgcgCTCGCTGGGCCGGGGCGATGCCCCCGCTGGccccggccgggccccgccgccccccggctcctcccggggcccggccccgcggggacACCCCGGCACTGCCACCCACGGCACAG gctcCGAAGCCCCCGCCCACCTTTAGCCCGGGGTGGGGGATGGGCTGGGCCGggattcccccccccccccctcccccacaaTCCCGGGAgattttccagggaattccGGCCGGGAATGACCCCCTGGACAAGCCGGAAGCTGGACAGATGCACTTTGTTGGGaattcccccttttccaccccaaaaacaaaaaaacaaatccTATAA
- the LOC125318201 gene encoding rho guanine nucleotide exchange factor 11-like isoform X1 — protein sequence MKKLREEGTNHPGNRDLMLARFDGAAKEEFQRVAATFCSYQSIALELIKTKQRKESRFQLFMQEAESNPQCRRLQLKDLIVSEMQRLTKYPLLLENIIKCTEAGSAEQEKLCRARDQCRDVLRFVNDAVRRAENRHRLQGYQRRLDTAGLERTSNPLAAEFRNLDLTSHRMIHEGPLTWRVAKDKTVELHVLLLEDLLVLLQRQDERLVLKCHSKSALGASSDTKGSFSPVLKLNSVLIRSVATDKRALFIICTSELGPQIYELVALTSSEKNTWMELLEQAVQGATRSVTGPPKRHHGEATTAAAGLELPDPDVSPVLSRGSGAEPEAEDCSSADSDPDPSGRDKPLEELLEEPGGHEGDLGQAGIGVADPIPGVPKSLGGAGVAEAALQDVETLQLLIVRWLRPGRDPDPEDDVTPHALGGRSSLRPGLGFRGVRPGLGDVQLGFSDVRPGFAAVQPGFTGVQSRSGDVRPGFAHVRPGFAHVQSGFGDVRPGFGDVQSRFADVQPGFARVQSGFARVQSGFARVRPGFGAVQSGFGDVRPGFADVRPGFSCPGGILGRAGGAGAQRDPNRPESPGGGAGGGHAPARLQPIRARAAGRRRSQRRGPWKPLTGSCCARWAGAMPPLAPAGPRRPPAPPGARPRGDTPALPPTAQAPKPPPTFSPGWGMGWAGIPPPPPPPQSREIFQGIPAGNDPLDKPEAGQMHFVGNSPFSTPKTKKQIL from the exons ATGAAGAAGCTCCGGGAAGAGGGGACCAATCATCCGGGAAATCGGGATTTGATGCTGGCCCGG TTTGACGGCGCAGCCAAGGAGGAATTCCAGAGGGTGGCCGCCACCTTCTGCTCCTACCAATCCATCGCCCTGGAGCTCATCAAGACCAAGCAGCGCAAGGAGAGCCGCTTCCAGCTCTTCATGCAG GAGGCCGAGAGCAACCCGCAGTGCCggaggctgcagctgaaggatTTGATCGTGTCGGAGATGCAGCGGCTCACCAAGTACCCGCTGCTCCTGGAGAACATCATCAAGTGCACCGAGG CGGGCTCTGCGGagcaggagaagctgtgccGGGCGCGGGATCAGTGCCGGGACGTTCTGCGCTTCGTCAACGACGCCGTGCGGCGCGCGGAGAACCGGCACCGGCTGCAGGGCTACCAGCGGCGCCTGGACACGGCCGGCCTGGAGCGCACCAGCAACCCGCTGGCCGCCGAGTTCCGG AACCTGGACCTGACCTCGCACAGGATGATCCACGAGGGGCCCCTGACCTGGCGCGTGGCCAAGGACAAGACCGTGG AGCTGCAcgtgctgctcctggaggacctgctggtgctgctgcagcgcCAGGACGAGCGGCTGGTGCTGAAGTGCCACAGCAAGAGCGCCCTGGGGGCCTCCTCCGACACCAAGGGCAGCTTCAGCCCCGTCCTCAAGCTCAACTCGGTGCTCATCCGCTCCGTGGCCACAG ACAAGCGGGCCCTGTTCATCATCTGCACCTCGGAGCTGGGACCCCAGATCTACGAGCTGGTGGCGCTGACGTCCTCCGAGAAGAACAC gtggatggagctgctggagcaggcgGTCCAGGGGGCCACCAGGAGCGTCACCGGGCCACCAAAACGGCACCACGGCGAGGCCACCACGGCAGCTGCCGG gctggagctgccggATCCCGACGTGTCCCCGGTGCTGTCCCGAGGCTCCGGAGCCGAGCCCGAGGCTGAGGATTGTTCCTCGG CCGACAGCGACCCCGATCCCTCGGGAAGGGACAAAcccctggaggagctgctggaggagccgGGGGGACACGAGGGGGACCTGGGACAGGCCGGGATCGGGGTCGCCGACCCCATCCCGGGGGTCCCCAAATCCCTCGGAGGCGCCGGCGTGGCCGAGGCGGCGCTGCAGGACG tgGAGACCCTGCAGCTCCTGATCGTCCGGTGGCTCCGGCCGGGCCGGGACCCCGATCCCGAGGACGACGTCACCCCCCACGCCCTCGGTGGCCGGAGCAGCCTCCGGCCAGGGCTGGGATTCCGTGGTGTCCGGCCGGGACTCGGTGATGTCCAGTTGGGATTCAGCGATGTCCGGCCGGGATTTGCCGCTGTCCAGCCGGGATTTACCGGTGTCCAGTCAAGATCCGGTGATGTCCGGCCGGGATTCGCCCATGTCCGGCCGGGATTCGCCCATGTCCAGTCAGGATTCGGTGATGTCCGGCCGGGATTCGGTGATGTCCAGTCGAGATTTGCCGATGTCCAGCCGGGATTTGCCCGTGTCCAGTCGGGATTTGCCCGTGTCCAGTCGGGATTTGCCCGTGTCCGGCCGGGATTCGGCGCTGTCCAGTCAGGATTCGGTGATGTCCGGCCGGGATTTGCCGATGTCCGGCCGGGATTCAGCTGCCCAGGAGGGATCCTGGGAAGAGCCGGAGGGGCCGGAGCCCAACGGGATCCAAATCGTCCGGAAAG CCCAGGAGGAGGGGCCGGAGGAGGCCACGCCCCCGCGCGGCTGCAGCCAATCAGAGCCCGAGCTGCGGGAAGGAGGCGGAGCCAACGCCGAGG gcCCTGGAAGCCGctcactggcagctgctgcgCTCGCTGGGCCGGGGCGATGCCCCCGCTGGccccggccgggccccgccgccccccggctcctcccggggcccggccccgcggggacACCCCGGCACTGCCACCCACGGCACAG gctcCGAAGCCCCCGCCCACCTTTAGCCCGGGGTGGGGGATGGGCTGGGCCGggattcccccccccccccctcccccacaaTCCCGGGAgattttccagggaattccGGCCGGGAATGACCCCCTGGACAAGCCGGAAGCTGGACAGATGCACTTTGTTGGGaattcccccttttccaccccaaaaacaaaaaaacaaatccTATAA
- the LOC125318204 gene encoding leucine-rich repeat extensin-like protein 3, whose protein sequence is MGTSIPSPASRGNVHSQPRFPRECPFPTPFFIGMPHSQPRFPRERPFPTPFFIGMPLPSPPSHGNVHSQPRFPRECPFPTPFFIGMPLPSPASHGNVHSQPPFPWESPFPAPLPMGIPIPSPASHGNVHSQPRFPRECPFPTPFFIGMPLPSPASHGNVHSQPRFPRECPFPTPFFIGMPHSQPCFPRECPFPTPFFIGMPLPSPASHGNVHSQPPFPWESPFPAPLPMGIPIPSPASHGNPHSQPRFPRESPFPTSFSTGMPLPSPTSHRNRCSQPCFPWECPFPTLLAMGMSIPSPAFHRNPRSQPPFPWECPFPAPLSTGIPVPNPLFHGNVHSQSPIPPESPFPAPFSMGMSIPSPASFGNVPCQPSFPQESPFPAPLPMGMSIPSPLSHRNAPAQPPFPWESPFPTPFSMGMSIPSPLFHGNAPSQSPIPPESQFPAPFSMGMPLPNPLSHRNSRS, encoded by the exons atgGGAACGTCCATTCCCAGCCCCGCTTCCCGAGGGAATGTCCATTCCCAGCCCCGCTTCCCGAGGGAATGCCCCTTCCCAACCCCCTTTTTCATAGGAatgccccattcccagccccgctTCCCGAGGGAGCGCCCCTTCCCAACCCCCTTTTTCATAGGAatgccccttcccagccctccttCCCATGGGAACGTCCATTCCCAGCCCCGCTTCCCGAGGGAATGCCCCTTCCCAACCCCCTTTTTCATAGGAatgccccttcccagccctgcatccCATGGGAATGTCCATTCCCAGCccccttttccatgggaatccccattcccagccccgctTCCCATGGgaatccccattcccagccctgcttcccatgGGAACGTCCATTCCCAGCCCCGCTTCCCGAGGGAATGCCCCTTCCCAACCCCCTTTTTCATAGGAatgccccttcccagccctgcttcccatgGGAACGTCCATTCCCAGCCCCGCTTCCCGAGGGAATGCCCCTTCCCAACCCCCTTTTTCATAGGAatgccccattcccagccctgcttcccgAGGGAATGCCCCTTCCCAACCCCCTTTTTCATAGGAatgccccttcccagccctgcatccCATGGGAATGTCCATTCCCAGCccccttttccatgggaatccccattcccagccccgctTCCCATGGgaatccccattcccagccctgcttcccatgggaatccccattcccagccccgctTCCCGAGGGAATCTCCATTCCCAACCTCCTTTTCCAC GGGAatgccccttcccagccccacttCCCATAGGAATCGCTGTTCGCAGCCCTGCTTCCCATGGGAATGTCCCTTCCCAACCCTGCTTGCCATGGGAATGTCCATTCCCAGCCCCGCTTTCCACAGGAATCCCCGTTCCCAACccccttttccatgggaatgTCCATTCCCAGCCCCGCTTTCCACAGGAATCCCCGTTCCCAACccccttttccatgggaatgtccattcccagtcccctaTTCCACCAGAATCCCCGTTCCCAGCCCCATTTTCCATGGGAATGTCCATTCCCAGCCCCGCTTCCTTCGGGAATGTCCCTTGCCAACCCTCCTTTCCACAGgaatccccattcccagccccgctTCCCATGGGAATGTCCATTCCCAGCCCCCTTTCCCACAGGAatgcccctgcccagcccccttttccatgggaatcCCCGTTCCCAACccccttttccatgggaatgtccattcccagcccccttttccatgggaatgCCCCTTCCCAGTCCCCTATTCCACCAGAATCCCAGTTCCCAGCCCCTTTTTCCATGGGAATGCCCCTTCCCAACCCCCTTTCCCACAGGAATTCTCGTTCCTAA
- the LOC125318201 gene encoding rho guanine nucleotide exchange factor 11-like isoform X3, with amino-acid sequence MKKLREEGTNHPGNRDLMLARFDGAAKEEFQRVAATFCSYQSIALELIKTKQRKESRFQLFMQEAESNPQCRRLQLKDLIVSEMQRLTKYPLLLENIIKCTEAGSAEQEKLCRARDQCRDVLRFVNDAVRRAENRHRLQGYQRRLDTAGLERTSNPLAAEFRNLDLTSHRMIHEGPLTWRVAKDKTVELHVLLLEDLLVLLQRQDERLVLKCHSKSALGASSDTKGSFSPVLKLNSVLIRSVATDKRALFIICTSELGPQIYELVALTSSEKNTWMELLEQAVQGATRSVTGPPKRHHGEATTAAAGLELPDPDVSPVLSRGSGAEPEAEDCSSADSDPDPSGRDKPLEELLEEPGGHEGDLGQAGIGVADPIPGVPKSLGGAGVAEAALQDVETLQLLIVRWLRPGRDPDPEDDVTPHALGGRSSLRPGLGFRGVRPGLGDVQLGFSDVRPGFAAVQPGFTGVQSRSGDVRPGFAHVRPGFAHVQSGFGDVRPGFGDVQSRFADVQPGFARVQSGFARVQSGFARVRPGFGAVQSGFGDVRPGFADVRPGFSCPGGILGRAGGAGAQRDPNRPERIWGLIPEVWGLRPCPSLGLGSPSRIWGLLPGFGVSFPAPCTSFPASELAPGGAGFGVLISGADFGVLIRDFGAGR; translated from the exons ATGAAGAAGCTCCGGGAAGAGGGGACCAATCATCCGGGAAATCGGGATTTGATGCTGGCCCGG TTTGACGGCGCAGCCAAGGAGGAATTCCAGAGGGTGGCCGCCACCTTCTGCTCCTACCAATCCATCGCCCTGGAGCTCATCAAGACCAAGCAGCGCAAGGAGAGCCGCTTCCAGCTCTTCATGCAG GAGGCCGAGAGCAACCCGCAGTGCCggaggctgcagctgaaggatTTGATCGTGTCGGAGATGCAGCGGCTCACCAAGTACCCGCTGCTCCTGGAGAACATCATCAAGTGCACCGAGG CGGGCTCTGCGGagcaggagaagctgtgccGGGCGCGGGATCAGTGCCGGGACGTTCTGCGCTTCGTCAACGACGCCGTGCGGCGCGCGGAGAACCGGCACCGGCTGCAGGGCTACCAGCGGCGCCTGGACACGGCCGGCCTGGAGCGCACCAGCAACCCGCTGGCCGCCGAGTTCCGG AACCTGGACCTGACCTCGCACAGGATGATCCACGAGGGGCCCCTGACCTGGCGCGTGGCCAAGGACAAGACCGTGG AGCTGCAcgtgctgctcctggaggacctgctggtgctgctgcagcgcCAGGACGAGCGGCTGGTGCTGAAGTGCCACAGCAAGAGCGCCCTGGGGGCCTCCTCCGACACCAAGGGCAGCTTCAGCCCCGTCCTCAAGCTCAACTCGGTGCTCATCCGCTCCGTGGCCACAG ACAAGCGGGCCCTGTTCATCATCTGCACCTCGGAGCTGGGACCCCAGATCTACGAGCTGGTGGCGCTGACGTCCTCCGAGAAGAACAC gtggatggagctgctggagcaggcgGTCCAGGGGGCCACCAGGAGCGTCACCGGGCCACCAAAACGGCACCACGGCGAGGCCACCACGGCAGCTGCCGG gctggagctgccggATCCCGACGTGTCCCCGGTGCTGTCCCGAGGCTCCGGAGCCGAGCCCGAGGCTGAGGATTGTTCCTCGG CCGACAGCGACCCCGATCCCTCGGGAAGGGACAAAcccctggaggagctgctggaggagccgGGGGGACACGAGGGGGACCTGGGACAGGCCGGGATCGGGGTCGCCGACCCCATCCCGGGGGTCCCCAAATCCCTCGGAGGCGCCGGCGTGGCCGAGGCGGCGCTGCAGGACG tgGAGACCCTGCAGCTCCTGATCGTCCGGTGGCTCCGGCCGGGCCGGGACCCCGATCCCGAGGACGACGTCACCCCCCACGCCCTCGGTGGCCGGAGCAGCCTCCGGCCAGGGCTGGGATTCCGTGGTGTCCGGCCGGGACTCGGTGATGTCCAGTTGGGATTCAGCGATGTCCGGCCGGGATTTGCCGCTGTCCAGCCGGGATTTACCGGTGTCCAGTCAAGATCCGGTGATGTCCGGCCGGGATTCGCCCATGTCCGGCCGGGATTCGCCCATGTCCAGTCAGGATTCGGTGATGTCCGGCCGGGATTCGGTGATGTCCAGTCGAGATTTGCCGATGTCCAGCCGGGATTTGCCCGTGTCCAGTCGGGATTTGCCCGTGTCCAGTCGGGATTTGCCCGTGTCCGGCCGGGATTCGGCGCTGTCCAGTCAGGATTCGGTGATGTCCGGCCGGGATTTGCCGATGTCCGGCCGGGATTCAGCTGCCCAGGAGGGATCCTGGGAAGAGCCGGAGGGGCCGGAGCCCAACGGGATCCAAATCGTCCGGAAAG gatttggggtctcATTCCTGAGGTTTGGGGTCTCAGGCCCTGTCCCTCTCTGGGACTGGGGTCTCCTTCCCGGATTTGGGGTCTCCTTCCCGGATTTGGGGTCTCCTTCCCCGCTCCCTGCACGAGCTTCCCCGCATCAGAGCTGGCCCCGGggggggctgggtttggggtgctgATTTCGGGTGCTGATTTTGGGGTTCTGATTCGGGATTTCGGTGCTGGGCGCTga